A single window of Salvelinus namaycush isolate Seneca chromosome 11, SaNama_1.0, whole genome shotgun sequence DNA harbors:
- the LOC120055683 gene encoding C-C motif chemokine 4-like: MAQIRAPVIVLLVLLAVGLFTTEASAAKQGRRRRGCCQSYTGGEIPFGVIVGYTLQNDFEICRIPAIIFHTKKGKDLCADPSQSSVIQHVNRLGDKAVHIRKSQS, encoded by the exons ATGGCCCAGATCAGAGCCCCTGTTATTGTGCTGCTCGTGCTCCTGGCTGTGGGGCTGTTCACTACTGAGGCTTCTGCAGCTAAACAAG GACGTCGTAGAAGAGGCTGCTGTCAAAGCTATACTGGTGGGGAAATACCTTTTGGAGTTATCGTAGGCTATACCCTACAGAATGATTTTGAAATCTGCAGAATCCCTGCTATCAT ATTCCACACTAAAAAGGGGAAAGATTTGTGTGCAGACCCTTCCCAGAGCTCGGTGATCCAACATGTCAACCGACTAGG GGACAAGGCGGTTCACATCAGGAAATCACAGTCCTAA